The following proteins are co-located in the Trichormus variabilis 0441 genome:
- a CDS encoding ribbon-helix-helix domain-containing protein — protein MGKVTVTIYMEETDKEALQQLADAEERSLSQMAVLILKRAIKQAQNDGTITPK, from the coding sequence ATGGGAAAAGTAACTGTAACTATTTACATGGAAGAAACAGACAAAGAAGCCCTGCAACAATTGGCTGATGCAGAGGAGCGTTCTTTGTCTCAAATGGCGGTGTTAATTTTGAAACGAGCGATTAAACAGGCTCAGAATGATGGGACTATTACACCCAAATAA